The sequence agATATTCTAGGATATAGAAGATATTGGATTgcacggaacttgacaaacataattatgttcatcatgtgtatgatagtatgttcaatctaatagaatctataaggacggagaaataaacatttgataataactttggtgtaaacacggTAAATAGAacaagacggtaggtgtcacgcgcatgtttgtgttAAATTTCCGGTGCAgttgacgtcattttatatccaatcatatGTTttcacaaataagtttcataaattgtcaataggtgttaaaaacatcggtggtggcgatgacgcaatctagctggctggccactgcgcacacatttcatgccCCTACCGTTTCATCTAAATAcgtggtgtaaacgcagctttactgtTTTTGGCCAGGTGAGTGTTAGGCCCATAcgcagatactcggtttaatCCACGGTATATAGatgaagacggtaggtgtcacgcgcatgtttgtgctaaatttccggtgtagctgacgtcattttatatccaatcatctgtttttataaataagttttataaattattgccaataggtgttaaaaacctcggttggtgacGGTGACGCAAtttagctggctggccactgcgcacacatttcatgaccactaccgttttcatctaaataccgtggtttAATCCAAGGTACCTAGGTACCTTGATCTAGTTTGGTCTAGTTTTGGCCTTGATctaggtacctagaatacaaggtaGTGATCACTCCCATCTCGATCGTTTAATGATCAGAGTCAGATGATCGGTGTAACGTCATTTTTGCTTTATAAATCTATTCctcctatcttttcaatgttaaattgagcaactttgtaagtctttttctcgaaaagtacataactttcaaGTCTTGAGACTTACAAAGACTTGAAGACtcaaaaagacttacaaagttgctcaatttaaaattgaaaagataggaagaatggatttttagagcaccaatgacgtcacaccgaccaGCTAGTTTGGACTTGTTACTGCGCATCTTTTCGTGAACACTACTTTGTATTCCACGTACATTggctcagattgtagagcacaaaaatacgcccgggggattttgaattatacatctgaatggtaacaatcggaagatattgtagatcaaaaactaaaatttcactcatttttgaaaaatcataactcagtactcattggagatagagttccgaatgatctcatttcattcagaatttattctagaaaaaaggcaagagcaaattttctgtccgattacgagatggCAGAAATAgaactgaaaactggaaaatgagccgaaaatacgaggtttttgggccatctgtatctagcacaaggaaattttgcatgaagagattggttctggacttctctcatatgtacctcaataatatattaaaaaatcagaactacaatataaattgcaagcacaaaccctttttatgtctatattgactggctATATGGTACAGTAtgtgagactaccagcgtcacatagcttcacgaataagaactacgtggactatcagcatgagttaacagtgaaattttgaatataaacgccctataccacgggatatcttctcatgttatattttctctatgttattacTTACCTGGAACATAATCTGAAGAAATCCTCAACAGTGTCAGGATGATTTTTCAGACCATTGTTCTCTTGTAGAAGAGTGAATGTTGGAGTGATGAAAGCTTGCATCATATTGTCAAGGCCTTCAATACAGCCAGGTTCATTGGCGAATTCGGTCACAAGCACGGATCCAAGGTAGAGGAAACAACTATGCTGGTATTGGTTATACAGTGACAAGATctagaaaataacaaataaataataattatttaatgtctCAAATAGTAAAATGATATTTTATGaggtgaacagtagacctcacgtagttttctcatccacaagtatctggtgtcaactgttcaccggcttctccagacatctgtgtaattcatgcaatgaataatctacttgtcagctgattgattatgaataattctatagtctgattaatcctgaataattctatagtctgattattcCTATCTCCAGAgtagattataaatatatagtgatatcggagtatggaggaaattccttttcctttcatattatccttaaaatgcaaaatgtcaaAAAACTTTGTGTATACATTGACGCgaagttaaaaaaggaatattcctgccaaatctcatagaattctatcaacgcgtttggccgtaaatgcgttacatacatacagataGACGAGAGAAAATCTGAATTAAAactcactgcgttcggtcaatcAAAGAAAAACAAAGTGGGTTCAATACTCAATTTACTCATAACTTCCCTACAATTACTTTCATGAGAtaaaaatagatgaattttaGTGAAATATCAGCCATTAGTAAACCAATAGCAAAAGTATAACAATTAGAACCGGTTATATTCATGTGATGGAGTTTTATATACTTTATATGAGGAGGCGGCGTTCAGAAAAGATCTTGTCACCAAAAGCTAATTTCTCACAAATGACAAAAAACTGTTGTAACAATATTAACCAGTGTagagaattgaattttttatagtttttaattttttactaGTTTTATAtactttattaataaaattatcatcaacCGGAAACAAATCGAAGAAGCAAAACTGTCTCAAGTTGATTTCTAAGGCAATTCAAGAGCACTAGATCGGTCAATTGTGTTTTACTATTAGATAGTAGAGCCTACACTGCTATCATGATACTCCATACTATAATCAATTCATAAAAAGAGAGACAACAATAACATAGAGTTTGTGCTTGTGTGAGTataaaaattatgactcagaTCCGCTTTTGATTTTTCGACTCGTCAACATCAGTTACAATGCTTACATTTACACTGAATCATGTAATGCGAATACAGTTCGG is a genomic window of Nilaparvata lugens isolate BPH unplaced genomic scaffold, ASM1435652v1 scaffold10458, whole genome shotgun sequence containing:
- the LOC120355354 gene encoding transportin-3-like; amino-acid sequence: MWPVLSATFNKYLPDVRTMERCGRVVKFAIRCVGRQSAHLLEPIVKQILSLYNQYQHSCFLYLGSVLVTEFANEPGCIEGLDNMMQAFITPTFTLLQENNGLKNHPDTVEDFFRLCS